AGGGTTGATGGAGAGAGAGGATTGTGTTATTGCCGGAGGAGAAACAATCCGGGGGAGTAATTTCGGAATCACACTTACTGCCGTCGGTGAAGGAGGTAATTCCGAAACTCTTCTACGAAGATCAACACTGCGGCATGGTGACAGTCTCTGGCTTTCAGGACCGATAGGCAGGGCGCTTGATGCTCCTGCAATTCTCAAGGAGGCAGGCGGTCTTGAAGGCGAGAATCTGAATCCTCGCTCGGGTATAATCTCTAAGGATAGACTGGAACAGGTGAGAGCCTTCCTGCTTCCGCGGGCTGAGCTTGAACTTGCAGCAGAACTGAGGAAAAAAGGAGTTCATTGCGGGATTGATATTTCCGATGGTCTCTTTTCAGAGGCCTGGCACCTTTCCCGTGAGAGCGGGGTTGATATTGTCCTTGATATTAATGAATCAATATTCTATAACTCAGTAAAAGACAGACCGCTTGAAGCTGCTTCATCCGGAGAAGATTTCGTTCTGCTTTTCAGCGCACCTGAGCAAAATGAATTCACGTCTGCAGAATGTAAAAAAGTTGGTTACGCTAAGGAAGGTGCGGGGGAAGTAAGTGTTTTAATAAATGGAAGACCGGTAAATGTGGAAACGACCGGGTACGATCATCTGGAGGTTTAAGAATGCAGGAAGAGAAGAATACAACAACGAAGGAATTCCATGTTTGCGGCAAAGATCTCGTTGCCAAATTAAAGGAGATTCTTCATCAGGGTAATGTAAGACATATCATGATAATAAATGAAAATGGAAAAGTTCTGATTGAAGTTCCAATGACGCTGGGTGCTGTAGCCGTGGTATTACTCCCGGTCTGGGCAGCTATAGGAGCGATTGCCGCTCTCGTAGCAAACTGCACAATCGTCGTAAAAACAGAAGAAGAATAGCGCAACTGCATACTGGATCCGGTGAAAAAGCCCGGGATGAGCAACTGAAAACGTCAGATTGAGATTATCCCGATATAAAATCTGCTGTATTCTATTTCATGCTCTTCTGAGGTTTCCAGTGTAATACTGCTCATCCTCTCAACAGTTTCATCAGGCAGGGGGAATATGACAAGAGTATTACCGCTCCAGGAACCGCTGTAGATCCAGTCTTCCCATGTAGTCCACATGGCATTGATCTCATCTGATTTCATAGTTCCGCCAGCCCAGGAACAGAGGGTTTCAAAAATATCTCCATATTCGGTTGCCTGCTGTAATTCGCGACGTATTCCGTATCTTCCAGTAATTGGATTGATGACTACTTTCCCATCCAGCTTGATGAACCTTATCAGTTCACCATGATATTCAGGATCAAGTATGGTCCCTTCATCTGTTAGTATTGCCGGATAGAAGTCGTCATTACTCTGTGGTGTCAGAGCACACTCGTAATAGATGAATTTTTCACGGACTCCATCACTGAACTCCAGAAGAAACGATGGAGGCCACCTCCAGATATCGAGGATCTCGGGGGTAAAACTTAACTCATCCCTTTCAGCTGGAGTGTCAATTGTGCCGGGTTCCCCCCACGTAGTACTGGAGATGTTCCAGACCGCTCTGGAAGAGCTGGCCAGCTGCAGGGGGGCGATAGCAGTCAGATCCTCCGGGATCGGCCAGGTTTCGATGAATGTTCCGGATGGAACTGTGACAGTGAAAGTACCCTGAAAAAAATCACCGTAAAAATAAACAACAGGAGCTCTGGATACTGGTTCGTCCCATTCATTGTGAGTTGTGAAATTTTCATAAGGATCAGATGGTGGAACTGATCCGATTATTACTTCTTCAGAAAAAGTTATTGCTCCCCATTCGTGTACATAGACGGTGTTGAAGTCAGGCGGGGGGGCAATAATCGTATCGACCAGTGCAGCAAACATCAGCGGTAGCATTCGATCCTCCAATTAAAGAGAGACTT
This portion of the Candidatus Aegiribacteria sp. genome encodes:
- a CDS encoding thiamine-phosphate kinase, translated to MTGSTVGDIGERGLVRRLRDTFPSLRLIGDDSSILPALQCPVVTTDSYFEGSHFYRWWAPPEVLGRRLLEATLSDIAAMGACSRWIFTAVTLPLDLEIDWIARFYRGLMEREDCVIAGGETIRGSNFGITLTAVGEGGNSETLLRRSTLRHGDSLWLSGPIGRALDAPAILKEAGGLEGENLNPRSGIISKDRLEQVRAFLLPRAELELAAELRKKGVHCGIDISDGLFSEAWHLSRESGVDIVLDINESIFYNSVKDRPLEAASSGEDFVLLFSAPEQNEFTSAECKKVGYAKEGAGEVSVLINGRPVNVETTGYDHLEV
- a CDS encoding DUF4342 domain-containing protein, with product MQEEKNTTTKEFHVCGKDLVAKLKEILHQGNVRHIMIINENGKVLIEVPMTLGAVAVVLLPVWAAIGAIAALVANCTIVVKTEEE